The Macadamia integrifolia cultivar HAES 741 chromosome 3, SCU_Mint_v3, whole genome shotgun sequence genome segment CTATACACATCTAGGCTCTGATACTAGAAGCTTCACCTGGAGATTCAACCCAAATGCTTAAGCTATTAGATGGAAATAATCCAATGATATATGGACACATTTAAGGTCTAAAATAACCTACGAATTGGATTATACCTctataactcccaacatctAAACCTTACTACTTATAATTGAAACAAAGAAAACGAGTCACTATGAAGTGGTGAGTCAATACCGAGTCAGTGGTTGAGTCACTGTTACTCATGTACTCAAGTAAGATTTTTTGAGCCACTGAGCAAGTCAGATCCATTGTGCACTTGAGAGAGATGATATTAATTCAAGGAATTGAAAcatgaaatatgaaaaatccactttcttcttcaagttcttaGTTTGGAAAATCTCAATTCACAAACACACAGGTACCACAAATCTCCAAATTATATACAACTCGGTTTGAATGGATCATGACATGAACCCATATGCAGATGATGGTAGTGGAGTGCATGCAGCTTCAGACACCATAACGGATATCAGTGAACTTGGTTTTGATCCACTTGAAGCTGTTACGCACAGAAGACTTGAGCTTACCTTCCATGGTGAGGACATTGTAAGAGGCGACACGCTTCTTCCTCTTCAGTTCTGGGTCGGTCGATGTGGTGAACCCATGATCCTTCCCTTTAGGACCATTGAAGTGGTAGGACTTTGATCGATCCTCGAACCCAAACCCTACTCCACTGTAAGAAGAAGAGTACTCTGGATATGATCTACACTTCTCCATATAGATATGTATCAGAGTTTTCCTTGAAATTAAGACACCCTTTGCCTCTCAGGAGAGGAAGAACAGCTTTGGGTGTTCCTTATATAGAGAAGAGAAGGTAGTGAGGGAAGGGATAATGGTAATGGATGGTTGATGGACGGTGAAGATAAagtggggtttttgaaagaaaagagaggagggaAGGGAAAGTTGGAGGGGAAGACAATGCGGGTGTGCATGTGTGATGTTGGAGCCTggacttagagagagagagagagagagagaggtgggtgaaggtggtggtggtggtggaggattGAGGGGAAGTGGGGGCCAGTCTTGGGACCCACTCAGCATTCTTATGTGTATTCTGTCGTCTTCGCATGCGCAGTTTGTGATAATATTATTTTGAAAAGACGGTGAGAGATTGAGAGATATCAGTGGGAACTGATGAAAAGGCTGATGGCCAGCCAAGCAATATCTAATTGTCTAGCATGTAGCCTTTGCTTATATGTTACCATTGATCGGAATAAGGAGATatcaagtagagagagagagactgtagAGTGGGGTGGTGGGGTGGACACAAAGGTGGACAAGACATTTTGTTTGAAAAGAAGGGGAGCGTTTCTATAGCTTTGATCAGTTAATGTCAATTTGCGGGCCTTTTGTGTCTCTTTTCTAATGTTTGTTTGCAGTAAAGGGAGAGTAGAGAAGATTCCTACTAGATCTAGATTTCCTCGCTACTTTAAATAATACGAAGGATGAAATCCTAAGATAAGATCatattccataaaaaaaatattaacaagGTGAAGTAATGATATCTAGACAACTGGCCAACTGGGGCTGtcaatttagagagagaaagagagagagaatatcagCACGGGCCAATTGAGGTGTTTGTTGATCAGGTGGGTATGCAACATGGAATTATAACTTGGAATCGGAAGCCGAATCGGTCAGGGTTGATTTTCGATTCAGTTGGTAAAAATCAGTTAGAATCGGACATTAATCAGACTAAATCTGTGTGAATTCAATTCATcgatttcttaaaaccctaatatgCAACTATTGACTTTATTAATCATTACATACATGGTTCAAACCAGCGAATCGACCAGGTCATGTGTTCCTAatggtttcaaaaaaaaaaaaaaaaaaaaaacaatatcaaTGTATACACCATACAATATTACTCTATATTCGTACAAGCTAAAATCCCATGATCTTTGCACATGGAACTCATGTAACATTACTTTGCATGGCACGAGAAATTACTGTCGAGCTTCATGCCAGACCCAGGGTGTCCTCTAAAGAGGACTAAAAGCAAAGGGGGAAGTTTCATGGGTGTTACCCCTTTGGTGAAAGAAATTATAGAGAGGAACTATCATCAGTATTAATCAACAATCAGCATCtaatctctctctatctctgatTCAGATGTTCCTAAATCAAAGACATAAATCATTGAAGCTCACTCAAAAAAGGATAAAACTTCAAATCTTTAGAACTTGGTTGAAAGATAACAGTTCATAGCATGAAAGCGACTTGCCACCTTCATGGCTTCATTCTCTGAGGTGAGTCTTCCTTGGGTATCTTGTAAAAAGTGATTTTAATATTGGGACCATGAGCTCCACTTCAACAATATCTTTTTACTATAGAGAATAGTCTTAAGAGGGACTAGTGTTGATGTAGCCTACTTTTAGTGGGAAGCACAAACCTATATCCCTAGAAGAAAACATATCCTCAACCTTCCCACTCTTTAATCTCTATCAAGATATACCCTAATCCccactaaaagaaaaaagagctaaaGTGCCACTAGAAGTATGATTAgcccttcctcttttttctctcagGGGCTGTAGATCTTCTAAAGGTGGCCCATTATTACGTATTAGGAGTTTCTGAAACCCTTCTTTTTTCAATGAGAGTAGATTGATCATCACTAAAAGCCCTTACAGAAAAGCTGGCAATGGCCTTATCTTATCTTAATTGTGGAGCATCATCAGTCCATACCATCAATCTCAAAAACAGAAGTTTCCAATCCAGTAAAAAAGTCAGCAATTTCACATAGGTTCCATTTGTTTTCATTTAAAAGatgggaaaaggggggggggggggaggggttttgattttgttaaaaagaaaaaaaaaatgaatttttgagTGTTTATTTTTAGGGCTGAGTTATCGCAACCATGTATaataggagggagggaggggggggcaAGAGGTGGGAGTTACATCTGGATCGTTTGATCTTTCGGTCAccaatgaaagaaaactttgtctTTGTTTTAATGTATACAATTATGTATACGAAGCATATATTAATACATGAATGACACGAAAAATATAATAtagatatataaatattttcacTCGAAGAATGCGTATTTTGTTGGAATATTAGAATTATATGTCAAAATATTAATTAACTACCATGAGAACCAAGTGCTGTGAtaggatgtcttgtattctatcacATGGGTTTGTGGGTTGATTTTTAAGAGCCGTTAAAAACCCGTAGGATCCCAATGAAAATTCTTATGGTTACATGGGAgtgattcaagaattttgtatCTCTCGTTTCCTTGTAAATTGTTGCAATAGTAACTATTAGGGTTACTAGGAATTCTTTGTAAACACAGAAAGACATGAGAAAATGAATATGTTAATCCTTTCTCCATTAATTTTTAGTAAAAATTGTTCTCATTTCCCTATGAACATAGTTACTTTATCAAACAACGATAAATCCTTCTATTGCGATTTCAATTTTTACAACAAGCTCTTTATTTCAATAGAATTAATCATTCAAGAAAGCATAGAGTATGGTTGAAGGGAACCGAAATCATGCTAATCTTAGAAgtatctttatttcttttagaaAATGCCATCTCTCTCAATCAATCAGTGTTGGTTTAGAAATCATTTAATTCCTCTAGGAATGTGATCACTTCATCCTGAACTGCAGTACTATAAAGGGAAAATCCCATACTACATAGAAGGAATGATAAAACTTCTTTAAATTGACCCAGTCATATCGATCATTAACCGGCGGATTCTGATTGATTTGAATTATTTAGCATTTAAGAGGACTAGTCCCACAGGCTCCACCGCTTAGATTTGTCAAAAACTCATGATTTGGAAGATGTCCCAGTATTCAGAGTAGGAGACATTGATAAGAAATAAAGTAATTATAAtagactttttcttttctttttttttcaaattcaaggaCCCATTGATCATCATATAGTAGACCCAGGTCAAGAATAGATCCATGGAAAAGTCAATAGGGGCCAAGATCACATTTCTTGCAAAGTAAAGAAATTGATGCAAGTCAAGTACCGATGCACTTGAGAGGAGTTTATCAAGTCACCAACCCTCAAGCAAGAATTCCACTTAGCATTGCAAATCTCCAGGCCAAGGCCTAGGTGTGTCAGTAGACCAAATCAATCTATAAGATTTTCAGCAGTGTTATAAAAAATGGAATTGGCCAATTCTAGTCCAAATCGATTGTAATCAGTCAAAATTGACGGGAAATAGGATACAATCATTTAGGAATAAATTAAAAGGGAATAGGATGACTCATCAATGCCAGTTTTGATCCTGATTTCTGAAAAGTGTTTTAAAACATGGAATTAGAGATTAAATTGGTCTTCATCGATTTTAATCTGACCCTGATTAAAATTGATCTGAAGAACTTTAGAATCAACCCTTGGATATGAAAACTTACCAAAGGTCCTTGACATGAACTGACCATATAGAATTATCCACcgatttcgatttcgattcTTTTGGAATTCGGTGGGCATCAGTCAAAAAGGGCCGAAATCAgccaatttttttgaaaattagatCCAACAGATTTCAATCTAAATTGATTGGAATGCACGTTCCAATTTCAATTCTTAAACAGTGATAAGACAGGCCAACAACCCCAAGACAGAGTGAACCCACTATTATATCAATGGGACAATAATGTATATTGAATACATGTCTCGCTCGCatgcacaccttgggccacccTCACACCTTAGGCCATCCACACACAGGTTGTTTAgagctcttcactactttcaatgaaagttgaatgattctcattcaaccctggtatgagctgctgatccatgcggttgtgggatCTATATGGGCCTAcgagactagtcaggccgaaagcctggatacccatcgttaacaaaaagaaaaaatgtctcGCTCCCATGCGATACTGGCTTTAAGGGCTTCCAAACTCAGGCTATTACTTTCTTTAATTAGTAGACAAATGGTATCTATAGCTTAGCTTACAAGTGCTCTAGGAAGGCTATAAATTTTTTCAATAGTATCCACAGTCACAGTTTTTCTTCAGTGGTGGTTGAACAATGAATTTGTCCAGATGTAATCCCCATTTCTTCCCCATTGTATATGATCACGATGGGTCACGGTGAATGAATTTCCATTCATGGTGATTTTAAGAAAACTTGATCTAATGTTATTAGGAAACATACACACCATATGGCCTCCCACATGTCTTATCTCTATAGTCTAGAAGATAAATCAAGACTTCCATTGTCGCATCATCTATCTGATAACATGCAACATCTTCAGAATGGAGTATTTGCAACCATCactttttctaaattttttgtgAAGCAGTAATCAAAATCCTcaacaccccaccccaaaaaaaagaaggtgaaatgaattattcttgatattataaatagaaagaaacaGTCGAGTCATGAATAGAAACTCCTAATGGACATTGAGAATGGTGTCCTGCACCAAACCAGACATCTAACTGCCCCT includes the following:
- the LOC122073348 gene encoding uncharacterized protein LOC122073348, giving the protein MEKCRSYPEYSSSYSGVGFGFEDRSKSYHFNGPKGKDHGFTTSTDPELKRKKRVASYNVLTMEGKLKSSVRNSFKWIKTKFTDIRYGV